One window of Bacillus sp. THAF10 genomic DNA carries:
- a CDS encoding ABC transporter permease, with translation MRSLMKVLKEHSDNLYLINRLSLYEMKSLNNNTFLGFWWEVLNPLILISIYWFVFGFGIFSNRGNIELYGTEIDFLPWMLSGIVVWFFISPAILQSSKSIYSKIKIISKMSFPMSVIPTYVIMSKIYQHIVLLLIIIVMLIYLDFPINIHYLQLPYFIFCTVILLMAIGFITSTLTTLLRDIQMVIQAIVRVLIYMTPFLWPPYHMKPEIIVTIMKLNPLFYLAEGYRASLLGLAWYPVEHWQYTIYFWVVTITLLMMGSFLHLKFRKRFVDFL, from the coding sequence ATGCGTTCGTTAATGAAGGTTTTGAAGGAACATAGTGATAATCTATACTTGATTAACCGATTATCCTTGTATGAAATGAAAAGTTTAAATAATAACACATTTCTTGGATTTTGGTGGGAGGTTCTTAATCCACTTATTTTAATATCCATTTACTGGTTTGTTTTTGGTTTTGGAATCTTTAGCAATCGGGGAAATATTGAATTATACGGAACTGAAATAGATTTTTTACCTTGGATGCTGTCAGGAATTGTGGTCTGGTTTTTTATTAGTCCAGCAATTTTGCAATCCTCCAAATCCATTTATTCTAAAATTAAGATTATCTCAAAAATGAGTTTTCCAATGAGTGTCATTCCTACTTACGTCATTATGTCGAAAATTTATCAGCATATTGTGTTGTTACTCATCATAATTGTTATGTTGATTTATTTAGATTTTCCTATTAACATTCACTACTTGCAATTACCATACTTTATTTTTTGCACCGTGATCCTTTTAATGGCGATAGGGTTTATTACCTCAACATTAACCACCTTGCTTCGAGATATACAAATGGTTATTCAGGCCATTGTGCGGGTACTAATATATATGACACCGTTTCTTTGGCCGCCTTATCACATGAAGCCGGAGATTATCGTGACTATCATGAAGCTTAATCCGCTCTTCTACTTAGCGGAAGGGTACCGAGCATCGCTGCTTGGTTTAGCATGGTACCCTGTAGAGCATTGGCAATATACCATATATTTTTGGGTTGTTACCATCACTCTATTAATGATGGGATCGTTTTTACACCTGAAATTTAGAAAGAGATTTGTGGATTTTTTATAA
- a CDS encoding bifunctional glycosyltransferase family 2 protein/CDP-glycerol:glycerophosphate glycerophosphotransferase: MKLVSIIIPVYNKSDYLDRCINSVLSQTYKNIEVIIVNDGSTDDSKTIINDYCVDHPFFQCYHFDENSGVGKARNFGLGKASGEYIYFLDADDFLAPYTIEVMLEHIEEHDAIVGPLSKRKAIIPAEIESIHVKKITLTNGKKTRALRGRSAVNFLIKTSFVKENNLAFDESVKFFSDMAFSIPAILNLETIPMIKKLPLYIKGECFDPIDNPSLSLIDEEEKIEDFLYLFNKLKDTYEHNTSIANYLDRQMINFYFWKMKKNKERELSTISNWYEEISDAMNRVNESSLRKRTFFEKMELKTIMKKKKNTTLRIAKFKTSMKSWKKAFKSRQSLYKELYSKFMIKMPIRTNRVLFESFAGKSYSDSPKAIYEELLNEKQNYDLIWVFNDTSKQIPGNAKKIQRNSLAYYYYLATSKYWVINARMPNFVIKREENVYLQTWHGTPLKRLASDMKEVRMPGTTTERYKRNFFNETQKWDFLVSPNSYSTEIFRRAFKFNKEFLEFGYPRNDSLYLESEQKAARTSELKDSIGIPKDKKVILYAPTWRDDEFHSKGKYKFEIKLDLQKMQESLGEDYVVILRMHYLIAENLDISEFKGFAYDLSTYEDIAELYLISDLLITDYSSVFFDFANLRKPILFFTYDIEKYRDTLRGFYMDFEEEAPGPILRTGEEVLEAILNIDEIEEQYHAKSLDFYNKYCEFDNGLASNNIIKQVFH; this comes from the coding sequence ATGAAGTTAGTAAGTATTATTATACCTGTATATAATAAAAGCGACTATTTAGATAGATGTATAAATTCTGTCTTATCTCAAACGTACAAAAATATAGAAGTAATTATAGTAAATGACGGCTCAACGGATGATAGCAAAACAATCATTAATGATTATTGCGTAGATCATCCTTTTTTTCAGTGCTATCATTTCGATGAGAACAGTGGAGTAGGGAAAGCTAGGAATTTTGGACTAGGGAAAGCAAGTGGGGAATATATCTACTTCCTGGATGCGGATGACTTTTTAGCACCCTATACGATTGAGGTTATGTTAGAACATATTGAAGAACATGACGCAATTGTTGGTCCGCTATCTAAAAGAAAAGCAATTATTCCAGCAGAAATCGAAAGCATCCATGTTAAGAAAATTACCTTAACAAATGGCAAGAAAACAAGGGCGCTTCGAGGAAGAAGTGCTGTTAATTTCTTAATAAAAACAAGCTTTGTTAAAGAGAACAACTTAGCCTTTGATGAAAGCGTTAAATTTTTCTCAGATATGGCTTTTTCCATTCCTGCCATCTTGAATTTGGAAACGATACCTATGATAAAAAAGCTGCCTTTATATATTAAAGGAGAGTGCTTTGATCCTATAGATAACCCTTCTCTATCTTTAATAGATGAAGAAGAGAAAATTGAAGATTTCCTTTACTTGTTTAATAAGTTAAAGGATACGTATGAACATAACACAAGCATCGCCAATTATCTTGATCGCCAAATGATTAATTTTTACTTTTGGAAAATGAAAAAGAATAAAGAGCGAGAACTGTCGACTATCAGCAATTGGTATGAAGAAATAAGCGACGCGATGAACAGGGTAAACGAATCAAGCCTTCGCAAACGAACATTCTTTGAAAAGATGGAGCTAAAAACCATCATGAAGAAGAAAAAGAACACAACTTTAAGAATTGCTAAGTTTAAAACGTCGATGAAGAGCTGGAAAAAAGCGTTTAAATCTAGACAATCCTTGTACAAGGAGCTTTATTCCAAATTTATGATAAAGATGCCTATTCGTACAAATCGTGTTCTATTCGAAAGCTTTGCTGGGAAAAGCTATTCTGATAGTCCGAAAGCTATTTATGAAGAGCTACTAAATGAAAAGCAGAATTATGATTTAATCTGGGTTTTTAATGATACCTCTAAACAAATTCCAGGTAACGCGAAAAAAATCCAAAGAAACAGTTTAGCTTATTACTATTATTTAGCTACTTCTAAGTATTGGGTTATAAATGCAAGAATGCCTAATTTTGTGATTAAAAGAGAAGAGAATGTTTATTTGCAAACTTGGCATGGGACACCATTGAAGAGATTAGCCTCTGATATGAAAGAAGTTCGGATGCCAGGAACGACGACCGAGCGTTATAAACGCAATTTCTTTAATGAAACACAAAAATGGGATTTCTTAGTATCACCTAACTCCTATTCAACAGAAATCTTTAGAAGAGCCTTCAAGTTTAATAAGGAATTTCTTGAGTTTGGTTACCCGCGAAATGATTCGCTATATTTAGAAAGTGAACAGAAAGCAGCAAGAACCTCAGAGTTAAAAGACTCCATTGGGATACCTAAAGATAAAAAAGTGATCCTATATGCACCTACTTGGAGAGATGATGAATTCCATTCAAAGGGTAAATACAAGTTCGAAATAAAGTTAGATCTTCAAAAAATGCAAGAAAGTCTTGGCGAAGACTATGTTGTTATTTTACGAATGCATTATCTAATCGCAGAAAACCTAGATATAAGTGAGTTCAAAGGATTTGCTTATGACTTATCCACTTATGAGGATATCGCCGAGCTTTATCTAATATCTGATCTTTTAATTACCGATTATTCCTCTGTATTCTTTGACTTTGCTAATTTGCGAAAGCCAATCTTATTTTTCACCTATGATATTGAAAAGTACAGAGATACTTTAAGAGGTTTTTATATGGATTTTGAAGAAGAAGCGCCAGGTCCTATTTTAAGAACGGGCGAAGAGGTATTGGAAGCGATCCTAAACATAGATGAGATTGAAGAACAATATCACGCTAAGTCCTTAGACTTTTATAACAAATATTGTGAGTTCGATAATGGCCTTGCATCTAATAACATCATCAAGCAAGTATTTCATTAA
- the tagD gene encoding glycerol-3-phosphate cytidylyltransferase — MTKVLTYGTFDLLHWGHINLLKRAKSLGDELIVAISTDEFNTLKNKVSYHSYENRKIILESIKYVDKVIPENTWDQKISDVVENNIDIFVMGDDWKGKFDFLKEYCEVVYLPRTVGISTTQIKKDLLAVNRA, encoded by the coding sequence ATGACGAAGGTTTTGACTTATGGTACATTTGATTTGCTTCATTGGGGGCATATTAATCTTTTAAAGCGAGCTAAAAGCTTAGGAGACGAACTCATTGTTGCAATCTCTACAGATGAATTTAATACATTGAAAAATAAAGTATCCTACCATTCCTATGAAAACCGTAAAATTATTCTGGAATCTATTAAATATGTGGATAAAGTAATTCCTGAAAACACTTGGGATCAAAAAATCAGTGATGTTGTAGAAAACAATATTGATATTTTTGTTATGGGTGATGACTGGAAAGGGAAATTTGATTTCCTTAAAGAGTATTGTGAAGTAGTTTACTTACCTCGTACAGTCGGTATTTCAACCACTCAAATAAAGAAGGATTTACTCGCTGTTAACAGGGCTTAA
- a CDS encoding CDP-glycerol glycerophosphotransferase family protein yields the protein MLGKTKIIQWIYKKLFDIIAKVPAKKKIIVFESFMGKQYSCNPRAIYEYLKVQPSDYVIFWSVDKRYRNDIKETDLNILSRFSLQWLWIMPRATYWVTNSRLPEWIKKPKNTVYLQTWHGTPLKKLGVDIEEVVMPGTTTENYKKNFLKETKKWDYLIAPNQYSAEIFQRAFGFEGNMLVSGYPRNDYLINENNQHTIEQIKKKLGIPSSKKVILYAPTWRDDLYYEVGKYKMKLQLDLEQMYHELKEDYVIILRMHYLVSENLSEYIDKFKGFVYDTSNYEDIKELYLISDLLITDYSSVFFDYLCLDRPILFFTYDFQKYQQEIRGFYFDLHTESPGPLLVNTAEILAAIRGLEAKNFKVEEPHFTFKQKFCELEDGHATKRVVETVFNT from the coding sequence ATGTTAGGGAAAACCAAAATAATACAATGGATTTATAAAAAACTATTTGATATTATTGCAAAAGTGCCAGCTAAAAAGAAAATCATTGTTTTTGAGAGCTTCATGGGGAAACAATATAGTTGCAACCCGCGAGCTATCTATGAATACTTAAAGGTACAACCATCAGATTATGTTATCTTTTGGAGTGTAGATAAAAGATATAGAAACGACATTAAAGAAACAGATTTAAACATCTTATCGAGATTTTCTCTTCAGTGGCTTTGGATTATGCCAAGGGCTACCTATTGGGTAACGAATTCCCGTTTACCAGAATGGATAAAAAAGCCTAAAAATACAGTTTACTTGCAAACTTGGCACGGGACACCATTGAAAAAGCTAGGAGTAGATATTGAAGAGGTGGTCATGCCTGGTACTACCACGGAGAACTACAAAAAGAATTTTCTCAAAGAAACAAAGAAATGGGATTATTTAATAGCTCCTAATCAGTATTCTGCTGAAATTTTTCAGCGAGCGTTTGGCTTTGAAGGAAATATGCTTGTATCTGGCTATCCAAGGAACGATTATTTGATCAATGAAAACAATCAACATACAATAGAGCAAATAAAAAAGAAGCTGGGTATCCCTTCCTCCAAAAAAGTGATTCTTTATGCGCCAACCTGGCGTGATGATCTTTATTATGAGGTAGGAAAGTATAAAATGAAGCTTCAACTTGATTTGGAACAAATGTACCACGAGTTAAAGGAAGACTATGTTATTATCTTAAGAATGCACTACTTGGTTTCTGAAAATTTGTCGGAGTATATAGATAAGTTTAAAGGGTTTGTTTATGACACCAGTAATTATGAGGATATCAAGGAGCTATACCTTATTTCTGATTTGCTCATTACTGACTATTCTTCTGTGTTTTTCGATTACTTATGCTTGGACAGGCCCATCTTGTTTTTTACGTATGATTTTCAGAAATATCAACAGGAGATTAGAGGCTTTTATTTTGATCTTCATACAGAATCTCCAGGCCCGCTTTTAGTAAATACAGCCGAAATCCTAGCGGCAATACGTGGCCTAGAAGCAAAGAATTTTAAGGTTGAAGAACCACATTTTACATTTAAGCAAAAGTTCTGTGAGTTAGAGGATGGACATGCTACTAAAAGAGTAGTGGAAACGGTGTTTAACACGTAA
- a CDS encoding cell wall-binding repeat-containing protein: MRKVKFMVALLTFALLFPQTHLVKATNECTQPTTRNEIDRLLTNEALKQGVPPEVVKAVAFAESKGWKHCDNKGEVLVSGDGGIGIMQVTDHENEYGLDREKLKDIDYNIEKGVYILKQKFKQSNLPKINDHNPAIIENWYFAVMAYNALVPINSPIYKNDKEKVGQVNTGSYQYKVFQALVDNNPGMDLNLVAQHVNVEDLEYVPKGNSEFVRFKKLQYSYDGPFHYSSHRFQVNDLVRLDDKVSRRPEPRTDKKSYTTGFSPGVLTIESTLHTDLTPKDHLTSFNHFGWYEASDGIKGGLSGYVASSYLQPFGKRLSGADRFLTASAIAQEGWDTADTVVLANGSNFPDALSGAPLAYKLNAPILLTSGKKVELNLDTKDRIKQLGAKKVIILGSEAAVSAQVESTLKKEMKLEVERIGGKDRYETAALIAKKLGGKPEKAIITNGSKYPDALAIAPYAAKHGYPILLTKGQDKNNKRYDLNSHTAKLLKELNISTTIALGGESAVSPQAYKALPGATRIAGENRYETTTKIIEELNLSTETLYIARGNDYPDALTGSVLAAKSGSAVLLVKENADEDIINLQKNLLTKKPAHTFIALGGSNVVSNELLASLIIK, from the coding sequence TTGAGAAAAGTTAAATTTATGGTAGCGCTACTAACATTCGCTCTACTATTTCCGCAAACACATCTCGTTAAAGCAACGAATGAATGTACACAACCGACTACAAGAAACGAAATAGATCGTTTATTAACAAACGAAGCGTTAAAGCAGGGCGTGCCTCCTGAGGTGGTAAAGGCCGTCGCTTTTGCAGAATCTAAAGGCTGGAAGCATTGTGATAACAAAGGAGAGGTTCTCGTATCTGGTGATGGTGGAATCGGAATTATGCAAGTAACTGACCACGAAAACGAGTATGGCCTTGATAGAGAAAAGCTAAAGGATATCGACTATAACATAGAAAAAGGGGTGTATATTCTTAAGCAAAAATTTAAGCAAAGCAATCTGCCAAAAATCAATGATCATAATCCAGCTATTATAGAAAATTGGTATTTTGCAGTAATGGCATATAATGCACTTGTTCCCATTAACAGTCCTATTTACAAAAATGATAAGGAAAAAGTAGGGCAAGTCAACACTGGTTCCTATCAGTACAAAGTATTCCAAGCTTTAGTGGACAATAATCCGGGCATGGATCTGAATCTTGTCGCACAGCATGTTAATGTAGAAGATTTGGAGTATGTACCTAAAGGAAATTCTGAGTTTGTCCGCTTTAAGAAACTCCAATATTCGTACGATGGCCCTTTTCATTATTCTAGTCATCGTTTTCAGGTGAATGACCTGGTAAGACTTGATGATAAAGTGAGTAGAAGACCTGAACCAAGAACAGACAAAAAGAGTTATACCACTGGTTTTTCACCAGGAGTGTTAACCATTGAAAGCACCTTGCATACGGATTTAACACCAAAGGACCATTTAACGTCCTTTAATCATTTCGGCTGGTATGAAGCTTCTGATGGGATAAAAGGTGGGTTATCTGGTTATGTTGCTTCTTCTTATTTGCAACCATTTGGAAAAAGACTTTCAGGTGCTGATCGCTTTTTAACTGCTTCAGCAATTGCGCAGGAAGGCTGGGATACAGCAGATACCGTTGTTTTAGCAAACGGTAGTAACTTTCCTGATGCGTTATCAGGGGCACCATTGGCTTATAAATTAAACGCACCAATTTTGTTAACTTCTGGGAAAAAAGTAGAGTTAAATTTGGATACTAAGGATAGAATCAAGCAGCTTGGAGCGAAAAAGGTGATTATTCTCGGCAGTGAGGCTGCTGTTTCCGCACAAGTTGAAAGCACACTAAAAAAGGAAATGAAGCTTGAGGTAGAGCGAATTGGTGGAAAGGATCGCTACGAGACAGCTGCTCTTATCGCCAAGAAGTTGGGAGGAAAGCCTGAAAAAGCGATCATCACTAATGGTTCTAAATATCCAGATGCCCTTGCGATTGCACCTTACGCAGCCAAACATGGCTATCCTATCCTATTGACAAAAGGTCAAGATAAAAATAATAAAAGGTATGATTTGAATTCTCATACTGCTAAGCTTTTGAAGGAACTAAATATTTCTACAACCATTGCATTAGGGGGAGAGTCGGCGGTAAGTCCCCAAGCTTACAAGGCTTTGCCTGGAGCAACTAGGATTGCCGGAGAAAATCGCTATGAAACTACGACAAAAATTATTGAAGAACTAAATCTCTCTACAGAAACTTTATATATTGCTAGAGGAAATGATTACCCTGATGCACTTACAGGTTCTGTTTTAGCAGCAAAAAGTGGATCTGCCGTGCTCCTTGTGAAGGAAAATGCAGATGAAGATATTATAAATCTGCAAAAAAATCTTTTAACGAAAAAGCCAGCTCATACCTTTATAGCTTTGGGTGGAAGTAATGTAGTAAGCAATGAATTATTAGCTAGCCTCATCATAAAATAA
- a CDS encoding cell wall-binding repeat-containing protein, with translation MNILTQKRSFVALVFGLILLLSLPSIGNASGFNVDRISGDTRYKTAVEISKKGWSSSNTVIIAAGNQFPDALTGTPLAYSLNAPILLTQNKSLPAETKNEITRLKAKRAIILGGTSVVTDAVHNELKNMGLTVERIHGTDRYETSVKIAEELAGQTDTAIVVYGKNFPDSLSIAAYAAQKGYPILLTKSDTLPAATKKVLSKYKNTIVVGGTSVISQSQLKDMPNAKRLSGNDRYDTLSNVISELNIKFGEEVYVATGQSFADALTGSVLAAKRNSSLVLVKKEAVPGKVQTILSNVNSEKASIIGGTSAVSTQVEEALGFNMGALINTAKQYLGAPYQYGGATPSGFDCSGFIQYVFAKHGLSTPRTTSDLYAGGKSVSSLEAGDIVFFKTDPSKNGASHAGIYIGDNKFIHAKSAGSNIGVTIDEMSNVYFAPRYLGAKRYH, from the coding sequence ATGAATATTCTTACACAAAAACGATCCTTTGTTGCTTTAGTTTTTGGATTGATCTTACTACTCTCCTTGCCATCTATAGGCAATGCCAGTGGTTTTAATGTTGACAGAATCAGCGGTGATACTAGATATAAAACTGCTGTAGAAATATCAAAAAAAGGGTGGAGTAGCTCCAACACCGTTATCATTGCTGCAGGAAATCAATTTCCAGATGCATTAACAGGTACACCGCTTGCTTATTCACTCAATGCACCAATACTGTTAACACAAAACAAATCTTTGCCTGCGGAAACAAAAAATGAAATTACAAGATTAAAGGCAAAGCGTGCTATTATTCTTGGAGGAACAAGCGTAGTAACTGATGCCGTACATAATGAATTAAAAAATATGGGACTAACTGTGGAGAGAATTCATGGAACAGACCGTTATGAGACTTCTGTAAAAATAGCGGAGGAGCTTGCAGGTCAAACGGATACAGCGATTGTTGTTTACGGTAAAAATTTTCCGGACAGTTTATCTATTGCTGCATATGCTGCCCAAAAAGGCTACCCAATTCTATTAACAAAATCTGATACACTTCCAGCTGCAACAAAGAAAGTGTTATCCAAATATAAGAATACCATTGTGGTAGGCGGAACAAGTGTTATTTCACAATCACAATTAAAGGACATGCCGAATGCAAAACGACTTTCAGGAAATGATCGCTACGATACATTATCCAATGTTATTAGCGAATTGAATATTAAATTTGGTGAGGAAGTCTATGTGGCAACAGGTCAAAGCTTCGCCGATGCATTGACGGGCTCGGTTCTTGCTGCAAAGAGAAATTCCTCTCTCGTCTTAGTAAAGAAGGAAGCAGTTCCTGGTAAGGTGCAAACCATTCTAAGTAATGTAAACTCTGAAAAAGCCTCTATTATTGGTGGAACAAGTGCCGTGTCAACACAGGTTGAAGAAGCATTAGGTTTTAACATGGGAGCGCTAATCAACACAGCAAAGCAATATCTAGGTGCCCCTTATCAGTACGGAGGAGCAACACCTTCAGGATTTGATTGCAGTGGCTTTATCCAATATGTGTTCGCTAAACATGGATTAAGTACTCCTCGAACTACTTCAGATTTGTATGCTGGAGGCAAGTCAGTATCTAGTCTTGAAGCTGGAGATATCGTATTTTTCAAGACAGATCCGTCTAAGAACGGTGCTTCTCATGCAGGAATTTATATTGGAGACAATAAGTTCATTCATGCAAAATCTGCAGGCTCTAACATTGGAGTCACAATCGATGAGATGTCTAATGTATATTTTGCTCCTAGATACCTTGGAGCCAAACGATATCATTAA
- a CDS encoding cell wall-binding repeat-containing protein: protein MQKCIIAAKLCLLWMLILTVDKGYAEWNVKEHSLSPVESSKITLSDYEISIVNGENSTATVNYAGKELEKIDIDFASFSTVHTWNVKDKVYVLFENKKQGTGGYTQFFVMELAEGHAEQVYLSEEYPSGIVKLNEDKIDVTYMDANTNQIDRVSFLKDTYHQKQDGTITRIATGEKAVAPQEWTPQAYSFQSAGASIKGENPTVSQFNSMLTEEAISAGVPPELIKAIAWQESTWKQFRTNDEPSGLWKKGDPIVSFDGGIGIMQITEPNMKADRERRLKEDIRYNIQEGIRILKEKWSYSSWSRIPKINGNDMNVLEDWYFSVMAYNGISRRNDPQYYPNNTYQDVVYRHIENYAQMSVTKFPVTQLQQDIYYNPSGSLLFRKDHYHISGPYKQSKHAFEKNELVKATESGVRLRNAPEGSQVRLTVAGEVLQVVGPYQAGSNSSNHFVWYPVKDMQSNEVYYIASSYLESVRISGANRYATAVSISKQGWDKANTVILARGDNFPDALAGTPLAYKLNAPILLTRGNDIPEETRKELIRLNAKNVIILGGTGAISNSVSNTVRDMSIEVRRIAGQNRFETAKLIANELGKKFDTVIVANGYGFPDALAIAPYAARNGIPILLTEKSYIPGATKTILQSANKTIVVGGGAVVNQSLLKGMPKASRISGNTRYETAYKIGTQFSFEAGEGFAVNGTDFPDALTGSVLAAKRNTPLLLMNPSYLPTETLSLARNKSFNQLSVFGGTAAVRTDIVLPLVR, encoded by the coding sequence GTGCAAAAATGTATTATTGCTGCAAAGTTGTGTTTGCTATGGATGCTGATACTGACTGTGGATAAAGGATATGCGGAGTGGAATGTGAAGGAACATTCTTTAAGTCCAGTTGAATCTAGCAAAATTACGCTTAGTGATTACGAAATATCCATTGTTAACGGAGAAAACTCAACCGCCACTGTAAACTATGCTGGTAAAGAGCTGGAAAAAATAGATATAGATTTTGCTAGTTTCTCTACTGTCCATACCTGGAATGTGAAAGATAAAGTGTATGTTTTGTTTGAAAATAAGAAGCAGGGTACTGGAGGATACACTCAGTTCTTTGTAATGGAACTAGCAGAAGGTCATGCAGAGCAAGTGTATCTTTCTGAAGAATATCCCTCTGGTATTGTGAAGCTTAATGAGGATAAGATAGATGTAACTTATATGGATGCAAATACTAATCAAATAGATCGTGTTAGCTTCCTTAAAGATACATATCACCAAAAACAAGATGGGACAATCACACGAATTGCAACTGGTGAGAAGGCAGTAGCTCCTCAAGAATGGACACCTCAAGCTTATAGCTTCCAGTCTGCAGGAGCATCGATTAAAGGAGAAAACCCAACTGTTTCTCAATTTAATTCGATGTTAACCGAAGAAGCCATAAGTGCAGGTGTTCCTCCAGAACTTATCAAAGCAATTGCTTGGCAAGAGAGTACCTGGAAGCAGTTTCGCACCAATGACGAGCCATCTGGCCTTTGGAAAAAAGGTGACCCTATCGTTTCCTTTGACGGTGGAATTGGAATAATGCAAATTACCGAGCCTAATATGAAAGCAGACCGCGAAAGAAGGCTTAAAGAAGACATCCGTTATAATATTCAAGAAGGTATTCGAATCCTTAAGGAAAAATGGAGCTATAGCAGTTGGAGCCGTATACCAAAAATTAATGGTAATGATATGAATGTTTTGGAAGATTGGTATTTTTCTGTGATGGCCTATAACGGTATTTCACGTCGAAATGATCCTCAATACTATCCAAATAATACGTATCAGGATGTTGTTTATCGACATATAGAAAATTACGCACAAATGAGTGTCACCAAATTTCCTGTCACACAGCTTCAACAAGATATTTATTATAATCCTTCTGGCTCCTTGCTTTTTAGAAAAGATCATTATCATATTAGTGGTCCTTATAAGCAATCAAAGCATGCCTTTGAGAAGAATGAATTGGTAAAAGCAACGGAGAGTGGGGTAAGATTAAGAAATGCTCCAGAAGGGTCGCAAGTTAGATTGACTGTTGCGGGGGAAGTACTTCAAGTGGTTGGGCCTTATCAGGCAGGCTCCAATAGTTCGAATCATTTTGTCTGGTATCCTGTGAAGGATATGCAATCGAATGAAGTTTACTATATTGCCTCCAGTTACCTTGAAAGTGTTCGTATTTCTGGCGCTAATCGTTATGCAACTGCAGTAAGTATCTCAAAGCAAGGATGGGATAAGGCTAATACCGTTATACTTGCACGTGGAGATAACTTCCCTGATGCATTAGCTGGAACGCCTCTAGCATATAAACTGAATGCGCCTATCTTGTTGACGAGAGGAAATGACATACCAGAAGAAACACGCAAGGAATTAATTCGATTGAACGCAAAAAATGTTATTATCCTTGGAGGAACTGGTGCTATTTCTAATTCTGTTTCAAACACCGTTCGTGACATGAGTATCGAAGTGAGAAGGATTGCTGGACAAAACAGGTTTGAAACGGCAAAGTTAATTGCCAATGAACTAGGGAAAAAGTTTGACACGGTTATTGTTGCTAATGGATATGGGTTTCCTGATGCGTTAGCCATTGCTCCATATGCAGCAAGAAATGGAATTCCTATTTTGCTAACAGAAAAAAGTTATATTCCCGGTGCAACAAAAACCATCCTTCAATCAGCAAATAAAACAATTGTTGTTGGTGGAGGAGCTGTTGTTAATCAAAGTCTATTAAAAGGAATGCCTAAAGCTTCCAGAATTTCAGGCAACACGAGATATGAAACTGCCTATAAAATAGGGACGCAGTTTAGCTTTGAAGCTGGGGAAGGTTTTGCAGTGAATGGAACAGATTTTCCTGATGCTCTTACAGGATCTGTCTTGGCAGCAAAACGAAACACCCCTTTATTACTGATGAACCCATCGTATCTTCCAACAGAAACACTGAGCTTAGCTAGAAACAAGTCGTTTAATCAGCTATCTGTATTTGGGGGCACTGCTGCAGTGCGTACAGATATAGTCCTTCCGTTAGTCCGTTAA